A single window of Pseudomonas lijiangensis DNA harbors:
- a CDS encoding alpha-1,4-glucan--maltose-1-phosphate maltosyltransferase encodes MNVTADQPYGPDSLATDVPHPTRPLTLTQALQLPRIVIEDTMPVIDGGLFAVKGIVGQKVTVTSKVFADGHDKLAVRVCWRADGEENWQDASLRDLGNDSWIGEFTPTSVDRYVFRLEAWIDQYASYRYELEKKFAAGVSIELELEEGRLHLLHAAERSQGALRQQIESVLERLGQIDADGRVALLLHSETSALMVQADNRAFLSRSIEFPLDVERQLAQFASWYELFPRSITDDPARHGTFNDVHSRLPMIRDMGFDVLYFPPIHPIGRAHRKGPNNSLTAGPDDPGSPYAIGSEDGGHEAIHPQLGTLEDFRSLVAAAAEHGLEIALDFAIQCSQDHPWLKQHPGWFSWRPDGTIRYAENPPKKYQDIVNVDFYTADAIPSLWLELRDIVLGWVEEGVKIFRVDNPHTKPLPFWQWMIDDIRRQHPDVMFLAEAFTKPAMMARLGKVGYSQSYTYFTWRNTKAELSEYLTQLNQAPLRDCYRPNFFVNTPDINPYFLHESGRAGFLIRAALATMGSGLWGMYSGFELCESAPIPGKEEYLDSEKYEIRVRDFTAPGNIIAEIAQLNRIRRQNPALQTHLGLKLYAAWNDNILYFGKRSDDGSNFILVAVSLDPFNAQEAHFELPLWDMGLPDDAATSGEDLMTGHRWTWYGKIQWMRIDPSYQPFGIWRIQAAN; translated from the coding sequence ATGAATGTGACTGCTGATCAGCCATACGGCCCGGATTCTCTGGCCACTGATGTTCCACACCCAACCCGTCCCTTGACCCTGACCCAAGCCCTGCAATTGCCGCGCATCGTGATCGAAGACACCATGCCGGTGATCGATGGCGGGTTGTTTGCCGTGAAGGGCATCGTCGGGCAGAAGGTCACGGTGACCAGCAAGGTGTTTGCCGACGGGCATGACAAGCTGGCGGTGCGTGTCTGTTGGCGGGCCGATGGTGAAGAGAACTGGCAGGATGCTTCGCTGCGTGACCTGGGCAATGACAGCTGGATCGGTGAGTTCACCCCGACATCGGTTGACCGTTACGTGTTTCGCCTGGAGGCCTGGATCGATCAGTACGCCAGCTATCGCTACGAACTGGAGAAAAAGTTCGCAGCCGGTGTGTCAATCGAGCTGGAGCTGGAAGAAGGGCGCCTGCATCTGCTGCATGCGGCCGAACGCAGTCAGGGAGCCTTGCGTCAGCAGATCGAAAGCGTTCTCGAACGTCTCGGCCAGATAGACGCCGATGGCCGTGTCGCATTGCTCTTGCACAGTGAAACCTCGGCCTTGATGGTTCAGGCAGACAACCGTGCGTTTCTGAGCCGCAGCATCGAGTTTCCGCTGGATGTGGAACGGCAACTGGCGCAGTTCGCCAGCTGGTATGAGTTGTTTCCCCGCTCGATCACTGATGACCCGGCGCGGCATGGCACCTTCAATGATGTGCACTCGCGCCTGCCGATGATCCGGGACATGGGCTTCGATGTGCTGTATTTCCCGCCCATCCATCCCATTGGCCGCGCCCATCGCAAAGGCCCCAATAACTCGCTGACCGCAGGCCCGGATGATCCTGGTAGCCCTTATGCCATTGGCAGTGAAGACGGCGGCCATGAGGCCATTCACCCGCAACTGGGTACCCTTGAGGACTTCCGTAGTCTGGTAGCGGCCGCCGCAGAGCATGGTCTGGAAATCGCTCTGGATTTTGCCATTCAGTGTTCTCAGGATCACCCGTGGCTCAAGCAGCATCCGGGCTGGTTCTCCTGGCGTCCGGACGGCACCATCCGTTATGCGGAAAACCCGCCGAAGAAATATCAGGACATCGTCAACGTCGACTTCTATACCGCCGATGCGATTCCCAGCCTCTGGCTGGAGTTGCGGGATATCGTGCTGGGCTGGGTCGAGGAGGGTGTGAAGATCTTTCGGGTCGATAACCCGCACACCAAGCCGTTGCCGTTCTGGCAGTGGATGATCGATGACATTCGTCGTCAGCACCCCGATGTGATGTTTCTGGCCGAGGCTTTTACCAAGCCCGCGATGATGGCACGGCTGGGCAAGGTCGGTTACTCCCAGAGCTATACCTATTTCACCTGGCGCAACACCAAGGCCGAGCTGTCCGAATACCTGACCCAGCTCAATCAGGCGCCATTGCGTGATTGCTATCGCCCCAACTTCTTCGTCAATACGCCGGACATCAATCCGTATTTTCTCCATGAGTCGGGGCGCGCGGGTTTTCTGATCCGTGCTGCGCTGGCCACCATGGGCTCGGGCCTGTGGGGCATGTATTCGGGCTTCGAGTTGTGCGAGTCGGCTCCGATCCCCGGCAAGGAGGAATACCTGGACTCCGAGAAGTATGAGATCCGGGTCCGGGACTTCACGGCACCGGGCAATATCATTGCCGAGATCGCCCAGCTCAACCGCATTCGCAGGCAGAACCCGGCCCTGCAGACGCATCTGGGCCTGAAGCTGTATGCGGCCTGGAACGACAATATTCTGTATTTCGGCAAGCGCTCGGATGATGGCAGCAACTTCATTCTGGTCGCGGTCAGCCTCGATCCGTTCAATGCCCAGGAAGCGCACTTCGAGTTGCCGCTGTGGGACATGGGGTTGCCCGACGATGCTGCAACGTCGGGTGAAGACCTGATGACCGGGCATCGCTGGACCTGGTACGGCAAGATTCAGTGGATGCGAATCGACCCTTCGTATCAGCCATTTGGCATCTGGCGTATCCAGGCCGCGAATTGA
- the treS gene encoding maltose alpha-D-glucosyltransferase, whose translation MAKKKAPNATFINDPLWYKDAVIYQVHVKSFFDSNNDGVGDFAGLIDKLDYIAELGVNTIWLLPFYPSPRRDDGYDISEYRDVHSDYGTMADAKKFIAQAHKRGLRVISELVINHTSDQHPWFQKARHSKPGSKARDFYVWSDTDQKYEGTRIIFLDTEKSNWTWDPVAGQYFWHRFYSHQPDLNFDNPHVMDAVLDVMRFWLDLGVDGLRLDAIPYLIERDGTNNENLPETHQVLKRIRAEIDAHYPDRMLLAEANQWPEDTQQYFGDTHGPDGDECHMAFHFPLMPRMYMALAQEDRFPITDILRQTPEIPANCQWAIFLRNHDELTLEMVTDRERDYLWNYYAADKRARINLGIRRRLAPLVERDRRRVELLNSMLLSMPGTPTLYYGDEIGMGDNIYLGDRDGVRTPMQWSIDRNGGFSRADPASLVLPPLMDPLYGYQSVNVESQEKDPHSLLNWNRRMLAVRKQQKAFGRGTLKMLSPSNRRILAYIREYTGSDGHNEIILCVANVSSAAQAAELELSAHAGTVPVEMLGGSAFPPIGQLSYLLTLPPYGFYWFLLAPENQMPSWHVEPAQSMPDFPTLVLKKRLEELLDEPLRSTMENTSLAVYLPKRRWFAGKDKAIDDVHIAYAVRFGDPAHPVLLSEIEVTAGGQPERYQLPFGLLAEDDISSALPQQLALARVRRGRQVGLITDAFTLETFIRAVIQGMQDQTVLASSEGELRFEHTSQLAPLGLGDESEVRYLSAEQSNSSVVVGSSLVLKLIRKVSAGTHPELEMGAYLTNAGYRNISPLLGAVTRVGNDGQPHLLMIAQGYLSNQGDAWEWTQNNLERAVRDALAHGVSEQEQHYNALLELADFSRYLGQRLGEMHQVLAAPTDNPDFAVQVTSVKDSQASAMSVGAQLDRALELLDQRKDSLDANDQQLVSDLIARRKSIQNHVQDLARRSVGGLRMRVHGDLHLGQVLVVKGDAYLIDFEGEPARSLPERRAKHSPFKDVSGVLRSFDYAAAMAVRSAQSVDTSEEAGVARKSVAETYLSQARESFLSGYRKATAGLAHEWKDKTGESAALELFTLEKAAYEVIYEAENRPSWLAVPLQGLRGLLELSDGETK comes from the coding sequence ATGGCGAAGAAGAAAGCACCTAACGCCACATTCATCAACGACCCGCTCTGGTACAAGGACGCGGTCATCTATCAGGTTCACGTCAAGTCGTTCTTCGATTCCAACAACGATGGTGTCGGTGACTTTGCCGGCCTGATCGACAAGCTCGATTACATTGCCGAGCTGGGCGTCAACACCATCTGGCTGCTGCCGTTCTATCCCTCGCCACGGCGTGACGATGGCTACGACATTTCCGAATATCGCGATGTGCACAGCGATTACGGGACCATGGCCGATGCCAAAAAATTTATCGCTCAGGCTCACAAGCGCGGCTTGCGGGTCATCAGCGAGCTGGTCATCAATCACACCTCGGACCAGCACCCGTGGTTCCAGAAGGCGCGGCACTCCAAGCCCGGCTCCAAGGCTCGCGACTTTTATGTGTGGTCCGATACCGATCAGAAGTACGAAGGCACGCGGATCATCTTCCTGGACACGGAAAAGTCCAACTGGACCTGGGACCCGGTGGCCGGTCAGTACTTCTGGCACCGTTTCTACTCCCACCAGCCGGACCTGAACTTCGACAATCCCCATGTGATGGATGCGGTGCTGGATGTCATGCGCTTCTGGCTGGATCTGGGCGTCGATGGCCTGCGTCTGGATGCCATTCCTTATCTGATCGAGCGCGATGGCACCAACAACGAGAACCTGCCCGAGACTCATCAGGTCCTCAAGCGTATCCGCGCCGAGATCGATGCCCATTATCCTGATCGCATGCTGCTGGCCGAGGCCAATCAATGGCCGGAGGACACGCAACAGTATTTCGGTGACACCCACGGCCCGGATGGCGATGAATGTCATATGGCGTTTCACTTTCCGCTGATGCCGCGCATGTACATGGCGCTGGCTCAGGAGGACCGCTTCCCGATCACTGACATTCTGCGCCAGACACCGGAAATTCCGGCCAACTGCCAGTGGGCGATCTTTCTGCGCAATCACGATGAGTTGACCCTGGAGATGGTCACCGATCGTGAGCGGGACTATCTGTGGAATTACTACGCGGCCGACAAGCGTGCCCGCATCAACCTGGGCATTCGTCGACGTCTGGCTCCGCTGGTGGAGCGTGACCGTCGCCGGGTCGAACTGCTCAACAGCATGCTGTTGTCCATGCCGGGTACGCCGACGCTGTATTACGGCGATGAAATCGGCATGGGTGACAACATCTACCTGGGCGATCGCGACGGGGTTCGCACGCCGATGCAGTGGTCCATCGACCGCAATGGCGGTTTCTCGCGAGCCGACCCGGCCAGTCTGGTATTGCCGCCGCTCATGGACCCGCTGTACGGCTATCAGTCGGTCAACGTCGAAAGCCAGGAGAAAGACCCGCATTCCTTGCTGAACTGGAATCGCCGCATGCTGGCCGTACGTAAACAGCAGAAGGCCTTCGGGCGCGGCACCCTGAAAATGCTGTCGCCGTCCAATCGTCGCATCCTGGCCTACATTCGCGAATACACGGGGTCGGATGGACATAACGAGATCATTTTGTGCGTAGCCAACGTGTCCAGTGCCGCCCAGGCCGCCGAGCTTGAGCTGTCGGCCCATGCGGGCACTGTTCCGGTGGAAATGCTCGGCGGCAGTGCCTTCCCGCCGATCGGGCAACTGAGTTATCTGCTGACGCTGCCACCTTATGGTTTTTACTGGTTTCTTCTTGCCCCGGAGAATCAAATGCCCAGTTGGCACGTGGAACCTGCGCAAAGCATGCCGGACTTCCCCACGCTGGTACTCAAGAAGCGTCTTGAGGAACTGCTCGACGAGCCGTTGCGCAGCACGATGGAAAACACATCCCTGGCGGTCTATCTGCCCAAGCGCCGCTGGTTTGCGGGCAAGGACAAGGCCATCGACGATGTCCATATCGCTTATGCCGTGCGCTTTGGCGACCCGGCGCATCCGGTTCTGCTCAGTGAAATCGAGGTCACGGCCGGTGGTCAGCCAGAGCGCTATCAACTGCCTTTCGGGCTGCTGGCCGAAGACGACATCAGCAGTGCCTTGCCCCAGCAACTGGCGCTGGCCCGTGTACGACGCGGTCGACAAGTCGGTCTGATTACCGATGCTTTCACCTTGGAAACCTTTATCCGCGCAGTGATTCAGGGCATGCAGGATCAGACTGTACTGGCCAGCAGCGAAGGCGAGTTACGCTTCGAGCACACCTCGCAGCTGGCTCCGTTGGGACTCGGCGATGAGTCCGAGGTGCGCTATCTCTCCGCCGAGCAGTCCAACAGCTCGGTGGTGGTGGGCAGCAGTCTGGTGCTCAAGCTGATCCGCAAGGTCAGCGCCGGGACTCACCCTGAGCTGGAAATGGGTGCTTACCTGACCAATGCCGGTTATCGGAACATTTCGCCTTTGCTGGGTGCCGTGACCCGAGTCGGCAATGACGGGCAACCGCACCTGTTGATGATTGCCCAGGGCTACCTGAGCAATCAGGGCGATGCCTGGGAGTGGACCCAGAACAACCTTGAGCGTGCAGTGCGTGATGCCCTGGCTCATGGTGTGTCCGAGCAGGAGCAGCATTACAACGCCTTGCTGGAACTGGCGGACTTCTCCCGCTATCTGGGGCAACGGCTGGGAGAAATGCACCAGGTTCTGGCCGCTCCCACCGATAACCCGGATTTTGCGGTGCAGGTTACCAGTGTCAAGGACAGCCAGGCGTCGGCGATGAGCGTCGGCGCACAGCTTGATCGTGCCCTGGAGTTGCTCGATCAGCGCAAGGATTCGCTGGATGCCAATGATCAGCAACTGGTCAGCGACCTCATCGCCCGGCGCAAGTCCATCCAGAATCATGTGCAGGATCTGGCCAGACGCTCGGTGGGCGGTTTGCGCATGCGTGTTCACGGCGACCTGCACCTGGGCCAGGTATTGGTGGTCAAGGGCGATGCCTACCTGATCGATTTCGAGGGCGAACCTGCCCGCAGCCTGCCCGAGCGGCGCGCCAAACACAGCCCGTTCAAGGACGTCAGCGGCGTTTTGCGCTCTTTCGACTACGCTGCCGCCATGGCCGTGCGCAGCGCACAGAGCGTTGATACCTCCGAAGAGGCTGGCGTGGCCCGGAAGTCTGTGGCAGAAACCTATCTGTCTCAGGCCCGCGAGTCTTTTCTGAGCGGTTATCGCAAGGCAACCGCCGGTCTGGCCCATGAATGGAAAGACAAGACAGGGGAGAGCGCCGCGCTGGAATTGTTCACCCTGGAAAAAGCTGCTTATGAAGTGATCTACGAAGCCGAGAATCGTCCGAGTTGGTTGGCCGTGCCTTTGCAAGGCTTGCGTGGGTTGCTGGAATTATCCGATGGAGAAACCAAATGA
- the glgB gene encoding 1,4-alpha-glucan branching protein GlgB has protein sequence MNLPDKIGTGRQPMPAAVDMDALIRAEHRDPFSILGPHDDGAHGQFIRAYLPGALSVRVLAQDDGRDLGELQMSEVPGFFVGHFEQAQPYLLKINWAGGEQVTEDPYSFGPLLGEMDLYLFAEGNHRDLSSCLGAQITNVAGIDGVRFAVWAPNARRVSVVGNFNNWDGRRHPMRLRHPTGVWEVFVPRLQAGEIYKYEILGSQGILPLKCDPVALATTLPPDTASKVAKPLQFDWQDHDWLHSRGDRHTHAAPLSIYELHAGSWQMEQNEDGSQWRQYNWRELADRLIPYVKELGFTHIELMPIMEHPFGGSWGYQLLAQFAPTARYGSPEDFAFFVNACHQAEIGVILDWVPAHFPTDAHGLAQFDGTALYEYGNPQEGFHQDWDTLIYNLGRTEVHGFMLASALHWLKHFHIDGLRVDAVASMLYRDYSRKAGEWVPNRFGGRENLEAIDFLRHLNDVVAIEAPGTMVIAEESTAWPGVTQNTQQGGLGFSYKWNMGWMHDSLHYMQQDPVHRAHHHNELSFGLVYAWSERFILPISHDEVVHGKHSLIDKMPGDRWQKFANLRAYLTFMWTHPGKKLLFMGCEFGQWREWNHDEQLDWYLLQYAEHIGVKKLVSDLNRLYRQEKALHERDAEPMGFQWLIGDDAANSVFAWLRWSKEGEPLLVVANMTPVPREGYRVGVPFAGTWVELLNSDAETYAGSNLGNGGGVHSEDSPSHGMPTSVSLSLPPLAVLILKPKAQE, from the coding sequence ATGAATTTGCCTGACAAAATCGGCACGGGCCGCCAACCAATGCCCGCAGCCGTCGATATGGATGCGTTGATCCGTGCGGAGCACAGAGATCCCTTTTCCATTCTCGGGCCACATGACGATGGCGCTCACGGGCAGTTCATCCGCGCCTATCTGCCGGGTGCCTTGAGTGTCCGGGTGCTTGCCCAGGATGACGGGCGGGATCTGGGCGAATTGCAGATGAGCGAAGTGCCGGGTTTTTTCGTCGGGCATTTCGAGCAGGCACAGCCCTACCTGTTGAAGATCAACTGGGCAGGCGGTGAGCAGGTCACTGAGGATCCCTACAGTTTCGGTCCATTGTTGGGTGAAATGGACCTGTACCTGTTTGCCGAAGGCAATCATCGCGACCTGAGCAGTTGCCTGGGCGCACAGATCACCAACGTTGCTGGCATCGATGGCGTGCGCTTTGCGGTCTGGGCACCCAATGCCCGCCGGGTTTCGGTGGTAGGCAACTTCAATAACTGGGACGGACGCCGCCATCCGATGCGCCTGCGTCATCCCACCGGTGTCTGGGAAGTGTTCGTGCCTCGCTTGCAGGCAGGTGAGATCTACAAGTACGAGATTCTGGGCAGTCAGGGCATCCTGCCTCTGAAATGTGACCCGGTGGCCCTGGCAACCACCTTGCCGCCCGATACCGCATCAAAGGTCGCCAAACCTCTGCAATTCGACTGGCAGGACCACGACTGGCTGCATTCTCGTGGCGACCGCCACACCCATGCTGCGCCACTGTCGATCTACGAGCTGCATGCCGGTTCCTGGCAGATGGAGCAGAACGAGGACGGCAGCCAGTGGCGGCAATACAACTGGCGTGAACTGGCCGACAGGCTGATCCCTTACGTCAAGGAACTGGGTTTCACCCATATCGAACTGATGCCGATCATGGAGCATCCTTTCGGTGGCTCCTGGGGTTATCAATTGCTGGCGCAGTTCGCTCCCACGGCGCGTTATGGTTCGCCCGAGGACTTTGCATTCTTTGTCAACGCCTGCCATCAGGCTGAAATCGGCGTGATCCTGGACTGGGTGCCTGCGCATTTCCCTACCGATGCCCATGGCCTGGCCCAGTTCGACGGCACGGCACTGTATGAATACGGCAACCCTCAGGAAGGTTTTCACCAGGATTGGGACACCCTGATCTATAACCTGGGCCGCACTGAAGTGCATGGCTTCATGCTGGCCTCGGCGCTGCACTGGCTCAAGCACTTCCATATCGATGGCTTGCGGGTGGATGCCGTGGCGTCGATGCTGTATCGCGATTACTCGCGCAAGGCCGGAGAGTGGGTGCCGAACCGGTTTGGCGGTCGTGAAAACCTCGAAGCCATCGATTTCCTGCGTCACCTCAACGACGTGGTCGCCATCGAGGCACCGGGCACGATGGTGATTGCCGAGGAGTCCACGGCATGGCCGGGGGTGACCCAGAATACCCAGCAGGGTGGGTTGGGGTTCTCCTACAAGTGGAACATGGGCTGGATGCATGACTCGCTGCATTACATGCAGCAAGACCCGGTTCACCGTGCCCATCACCATAACGAACTGAGTTTCGGCCTGGTGTACGCCTGGTCGGAGCGTTTCATCCTGCCGATTTCCCATGATGAAGTGGTACACGGCAAGCACTCGCTGATCGACAAGATGCCGGGTGATCGCTGGCAGAAATTCGCCAACCTGCGTGCCTACCTGACCTTCATGTGGACGCATCCGGGCAAGAAGCTGTTGTTCATGGGTTGCGAGTTCGGTCAGTGGCGCGAGTGGAATCACGACGAGCAACTGGACTGGTACCTGCTGCAATATGCCGAGCATATCGGCGTGAAAAAGCTGGTATCGGACCTCAATCGTCTGTATCGCCAGGAAAAGGCCCTGCACGAGCGTGATGCCGAGCCGATGGGCTTCCAGTGGCTGATCGGTGACGACGCGGCGAACAGCGTGTTTGCGTGGCTGCGCTGGAGCAAGGAGGGCGAGCCGCTGCTGGTGGTCGCCAACATGACACCGGTGCCTCGTGAGGGTTACCGTGTGGGCGTGCCTTTTGCCGGGACCTGGGTCGAGTTGCTCAACAGTGATGCTGAAACCTATGCCGGGTCGAACCTGGGCAATGGTGGTGGCGTGCATAGCGAAGACAGCCCGAGCCATGGCATGCCGACTTCCGTTTCATTGAGCCTGCCGCCGCTGGCGGTGTTGATCCTCAAGCCTAAAGCGCAGGAGTAG
- a CDS encoding autotransporter family protein, which translates to MRINHRFPLRYPLQILPLAVLTLASPHAHGACDLVSTIGSDVQICDSGSSGPLTNPGGNNTLVFPAGGTGSIIGSVTYGAGRDRIDMNSGSIVGNFNQGAGVDQFNITAGTITGDVNQSFDPDDFAMSGGTMRSLTQGDGLDTFLMTGGTISNAFEDGDLAKMTGGSIGRVDMKLDDNTFDMSGGTIVNNLVAGFGRDTIIVSGGSIGGLISISGGNDRVTVSGGEIRGGIRTSFGNDTFTWLNGGSIRGSVLMESDNDSATLRNLDENHLGPNPLLNGGAGTDLLTFDATTSAKPERYANWETVNLDNGSQLDLAGIFTLGDSVSGTGVMNVDASSTLTSVSGSISPFTSSGLVTLNNAGTLDMSTGSASDTLTVNGNYVGSNGQLLLQSVLGGDNSPSDKLVVSRGAISGTTQIAVSNLGGTGALTLQNGIEVVQAANGATSDNSAFSLKNSLSVGAYQYYLFKGGATAGSENSWFLRSSVISAPLAAMSVPEEPAAEPPTPTPPSTPAPPAPPTPIPPPTPPVAPAPTPVPTPTNPTPPTVQPAIAQPVPAPGTPPLPEPVRGAAPVPLYRLEVPNYAVVTPAVATLALSSLGTFHERQGDQNLLTETGVLPAGWARLFGNDFRQDWSGTVAPSLDASLKGYQIGHDLLALQTGNGRTQRIGLFVAHTRMDGHVKGFAEGFKDRRTGKLKIQGDSLGLYWTLIDPKGWYVDAVAMGTRVDGSTRSQRGIRMDTEGDALSLSVEAGYPIELNPDWIIEPQAQVIHQRIDLDSQNDGISHVAFDSQPYTSARLGGRLEGRYQVRGIPVEPFLQGNLWHNFDGSDTLTFDYSDRIKTEHKSTTADMGVGLTARLSREISLYLSADYSSNLDDNDLDGLRGNLGVRVSW; encoded by the coding sequence GCGCCTGCGACCTCGTTTCCACCATCGGCAGCGATGTACAGATCTGCGACAGCGGCAGCAGCGGCCCTTTGACCAATCCCGGCGGCAACAACACGCTGGTCTTCCCGGCCGGAGGTACGGGGTCGATTATCGGCAGCGTCACCTATGGTGCGGGAAGGGACAGGATCGACATGAACTCGGGCAGTATCGTCGGCAACTTCAATCAGGGAGCCGGTGTCGATCAGTTCAATATCACGGCCGGGACCATTACCGGAGACGTCAACCAGAGCTTCGATCCCGACGACTTTGCAATGAGTGGCGGCACCATGCGCTCCTTGACCCAGGGCGATGGCCTGGACACTTTCCTGATGACGGGAGGTACGATCAGCAATGCTTTCGAGGATGGCGACCTGGCAAAAATGACCGGCGGCAGTATCGGACGCGTGGATATGAAGCTGGATGACAATACCTTCGACATGTCGGGCGGAACCATCGTCAATAATCTGGTGGCCGGCTTTGGCCGCGACACCATTATTGTGTCGGGCGGCAGTATTGGCGGGCTGATCAGCATCAGCGGTGGCAACGACCGGGTGACCGTCAGTGGCGGCGAGATTCGTGGCGGGATACGCACCAGCTTTGGCAATGACACGTTCACCTGGCTCAATGGCGGCTCCATACGCGGCAGCGTGTTGATGGAAAGCGACAATGACAGCGCAACACTGCGCAATCTGGATGAAAACCATCTGGGGCCGAACCCTCTGCTCAATGGCGGCGCAGGCACGGATCTGCTGACCTTCGATGCAACCACCTCCGCCAAGCCCGAACGCTATGCCAATTGGGAAACGGTCAATCTCGATAACGGCTCACAACTGGATCTGGCAGGCATTTTCACACTGGGAGACAGCGTCAGCGGAACCGGGGTCATGAATGTCGATGCCAGCAGTACCCTGACATCCGTATCGGGCAGCATTTCGCCCTTTACCAGCAGCGGCCTGGTCACACTCAATAACGCCGGTACTCTGGACATGAGCACCGGCAGTGCCAGTGACACACTGACGGTCAATGGCAATTACGTGGGCAGCAACGGACAACTGTTGCTGCAATCGGTGCTGGGCGGTGACAACTCGCCCAGTGACAAGCTGGTGGTTTCCCGGGGAGCGATCAGCGGTACGACTCAGATCGCCGTCAGCAATCTGGGAGGCACCGGGGCCTTGACCCTGCAGAACGGGATCGAGGTGGTACAGGCCGCCAACGGCGCAACCAGCGATAACTCGGCCTTCTCCCTGAAAAACTCATTGTCGGTCGGTGCCTATCAGTACTACCTGTTCAAAGGCGGCGCGACTGCCGGCTCGGAGAACAGCTGGTTTCTGCGCTCTTCGGTGATTTCCGCACCTCTGGCGGCCATGTCCGTGCCCGAAGAGCCTGCCGCAGAGCCACCCACTCCGACACCACCCTCGACACCCGCTCCTCCTGCGCCACCCACACCCATCCCCCCTCCAACACCTCCTGTAGCCCCTGCGCCAACGCCAGTCCCCACACCGACAAATCCCACACCGCCAACCGTGCAACCGGCAATCGCCCAGCCCGTTCCGGCTCCGGGCACCCCGCCGCTTCCCGAACCGGTACGTGGCGCTGCGCCGGTTCCCCTGTATCGCCTGGAAGTTCCCAATTACGCCGTGGTGACGCCAGCGGTCGCAACACTGGCCCTGTCTTCACTGGGCACCTTCCATGAGCGTCAGGGCGACCAGAACCTGCTGACCGAAACCGGCGTGTTACCTGCCGGCTGGGCACGCCTGTTCGGTAATGACTTCAGGCAGGACTGGTCGGGCACCGTGGCCCCGAGCCTGGATGCATCGCTCAAGGGTTATCAGATCGGCCACGACTTGCTGGCGCTGCAAACCGGCAACGGGCGCACCCAGCGGATCGGCCTGTTCGTGGCTCACACACGCATGGACGGCCACGTCAAAGGCTTTGCCGAAGGCTTCAAGGATCGCCGCACCGGCAAACTGAAAATCCAGGGCGACAGCCTGGGCCTGTACTGGACCCTGATCGACCCGAAAGGCTGGTATGTGGATGCCGTGGCGATGGGCACGCGGGTAGATGGCTCTACGCGCTCGCAACGGGGAATTCGTATGGACACTGAAGGCGATGCCCTGAGTCTTTCAGTCGAGGCAGGTTATCCCATTGAGCTGAACCCGGACTGGATCATCGAACCCCAGGCGCAAGTAATCCACCAGCGTATCGATCTTGATAGCCAGAACGATGGCATTTCCCATGTCGCCTTCGACTCACAGCCCTACACCAGCGCACGCCTTGGCGGGCGACTTGAAGGACGCTATCAGGTGCGTGGCATTCCGGTCGAACCCTTTTTGCAAGGCAACCTGTGGCACAACTTTGACGGCTCGGACACCCTGACCTTCGATTACAGCGACCGGATCAAGACTGAACACAAGTCCACCACGGCGGATATGGGAGTGGGTCTGACAGCCAGATTGTCCCGTGAGATCAGCCTTTACCTCAGCGCCGATTACAGCAGCAATCTGGATGACAATGACCTGGATGGTTTGCGGGGGAATCTGGGGGTCAGAGTGAGTTGGTAG